The genomic stretch GGTTCTCATGCTAATCTAGCAACAGTTGGCTGCGGGCTTCGAGGCGAGTGGGTCGGAAAGCGAGGTGGAGCGCCGAGATCGGTCTCGGCATCGCTGCCCTGTGCCTCGCGGTGCTGTTCGCGCGGCTCGGTTTCTGGCAGATCGGGCGGGCCGCAGAAAAGGAGGCCCTGTCGTCCGCTGCCGCCGCGCGCGCGCGGCTCCCGGCCATCACCTTCGAGACGCCCGTCGGGTCTGCGGACGAGCTCCGGTTTCGCAGGGCCACCTTGCGCGGCAGCTTCGAACCCCTGGAGCAACTCTTCATCGACAACCAGACCGACCACGGCCGCGCGGGCTACCACGTGATCACGCCTTTGCGGCTCGCCCCTTCGGGACGTCGGATCCTCGTCAATCGGGGCTGGGTGCCGATAGGGCCGGACCGCGGGCACCTGCCCGCTATCGAGGCGCCGGCGGGCGAGATCGAGCTCCGCGGCGTCCTCGATCGCCCACCCGCGCCGCGCTTCGCGATCGATCGGCTGTCGCGGCCGGGGCCCGAATGGGGGCGTCGCTGGGCGTATCTCGACCTCGGCTACTTCGCACGCAGCACCGGGCTCTCGGTGGAACCCTATGTCATGCTCCTGGATCCGGGCGCGCCCGGTGGGTTCGTGCGCGAGTGGCCGCGATTGCAGGACCGGCACCACCGGCACCTGTCCTATGCCGGCCAGTGG from Pseudomonadota bacterium encodes the following:
- a CDS encoding SURF1 family protein, giving the protein MGRKARWSAEIGLGIAALCLAVLFARLGFWQIGRAAEKEALSSAAAARARLPAITFETPVGSADELRFRRATLRGSFEPLEQLFIDNQTDHGRAGYHVITPLRLAPSGRRILVNRGWVPIGPDRGHLPAIEAPAGEIELRGVLDRPPAPRFAIDRLSRPGPEWGRRWAYLDLGYFARSTGLSVEPYVMLLDPGAPGGFVREWPRLQDRHHRHLSYAGQWFLLAGVTVCAYLALWRSRRRPSA